The following are encoded together in the Microterricola viridarii genome:
- the rox gene encoding rifampin monooxygenase, with amino-acid sequence MDDVIIVGAGPTGVMLASELKLQGVDAIVLERDSEPSKVARALGLHVRSVEILDQRGLLERLLPLGQQYPLGGFFAGIPKPTPDGLDTAHPYVLGIPQTMTERVLLEHAAELGVQIRRGGTLVGLSQDSGGVTADLADGTRLRAGYLIGCDGGRSLVRKLAGIDFPGEPAGHETLLGEVELTVSDAELGEIVTEVRKTYKDFGAVPLGNGLYRVIAPADGVAEDRGTPPTLEELSRQLRKFAGTDFGAHSPRWLSRFGDATRLAERYRDNRVFLAGDAAHIHPPYGGQGLNVGLQDAFNLGWKLAAAVNGWAPDGLLDGYERERHPVAAEVLDNTRVLGVLMSPEPGPQAVRRLLTELMDFEDVNRLLIGKISGIDIRYDVGAGHPLLGRRLRDIPLQRGRLYEQMHDGHGILLDQTGRLTVDGWADRVQHIVDTSEQLDVPAALLRPDGHVVWVGDDQTTLTAPLTRWFGAHS; translated from the coding sequence ATGGACGACGTGATCATCGTCGGTGCAGGCCCCACCGGCGTGATGCTGGCCAGCGAGCTGAAACTGCAGGGCGTTGACGCCATCGTCCTGGAGCGGGACTCCGAGCCGAGCAAGGTCGCCCGGGCGCTCGGCCTGCACGTGCGCAGCGTCGAAATCCTGGACCAGCGCGGCCTGTTGGAGCGGTTGCTGCCGCTCGGCCAGCAATACCCGCTGGGCGGTTTCTTCGCCGGCATCCCGAAACCGACCCCCGACGGCTTGGACACCGCACACCCCTACGTGCTCGGCATCCCGCAGACAATGACCGAGAGGGTGCTGCTGGAGCACGCCGCCGAGCTCGGCGTGCAGATCAGACGCGGCGGCACCCTGGTCGGGCTGAGCCAGGACTCCGGCGGTGTCACCGCGGACCTCGCCGACGGCACCCGGCTGCGCGCCGGCTACCTGATCGGCTGCGACGGCGGCCGCAGCCTGGTGCGCAAGCTGGCGGGTATCGACTTCCCCGGGGAGCCGGCCGGGCACGAAACGCTGCTGGGCGAGGTGGAGCTGACCGTCTCTGACGCGGAGCTGGGCGAGATCGTCACCGAGGTGCGCAAGACGTACAAGGATTTCGGCGCCGTGCCGCTGGGCAATGGGTTGTATCGCGTGATTGCGCCCGCCGACGGGGTGGCAGAGGACCGCGGCACTCCCCCGACGTTGGAGGAACTGAGCCGGCAGCTACGGAAGTTCGCCGGCACCGACTTTGGCGCGCACTCGCCGCGCTGGCTCTCCCGCTTCGGCGACGCCACCCGGTTGGCCGAGCGCTACCGGGACAACCGGGTGTTCCTGGCCGGCGACGCGGCACACATCCACCCACCCTACGGCGGCCAGGGCCTCAACGTCGGCCTCCAGGACGCGTTCAACCTCGGTTGGAAGCTGGCCGCTGCCGTCAACGGCTGGGCGCCGGATGGGCTGCTCGACGGCTACGAGCGCGAACGGCATCCGGTGGCCGCCGAGGTGCTCGACAACACCCGCGTGCTGGGCGTGTTGATGTCGCCGGAACCGGGGCCGCAAGCGGTGCGCCGCCTGCTCACCGAGCTGATGGACTTCGAGGACGTCAACCGGCTGCTGATCGGCAAGATCAGCGGCATCGACATCCGCTACGACGTCGGCGCCGGCCACCCGTTGCTCGGCCGGAGGCTGCGCGACATTCCGTTGCAGCGCGGACGCCTCTACGAGCAGATGCATGACGGCCACGGCATCCTGCTCGACCAGACCGGCAGGCTCACCGTCGACGGCTGGGCGGATCGGGTGCAGCACATCGTCGACACGAGCGAGCAGCTCGACGTGCCCGCGGCGCTGTTGCGGCCCGACGGCCACGTGGTGTGGGTCGGCGACGATCAAACCACGCTGACCGCACCCTTGACGCGGTGGTTCGGCGCGCACTCTTGA
- a CDS encoding DUF4287 domain-containing protein — MSFQAYLDTIEKKTGLTPRQLVDLAHERGFDANTKAAPILAWLAEDYELGRGHGMALVHVITKGDRIDTKHVGTEGSHSDPSEHLWLDGIATKPAGY, encoded by the coding sequence ATGTCCTTCCAGGCCTACCTCGACACCATCGAGAAGAAGACCGGGCTCACGCCCCGCCAACTCGTCGACCTCGCCCACGAGCGCGGCTTCGACGCGAACACGAAGGCGGCGCCCATCCTGGCCTGGCTCGCCGAGGACTACGAGCTCGGTCGCGGGCATGGCATGGCGCTCGTGCACGTCATCACCAAGGGCGACCGCATCGACACCAAACACGTCGGCACGGAGGGCTCGCACAGCGACCCGTCCGAGCACCTCTGGCTCGACGGCATCGCCACCAAACCGGCGGGCTACTAG
- a CDS encoding helix-turn-helix domain-containing protein produces MSEHSDIANALAGIGPRLNRIRTQRGFTLQEVAERAGTSASTISRLESGQRRASLELLFPLARAYGLSLDDLVGAPEFGDPRVRLRPLQRNGRVVIPLTRNPGAVQAWKMVLPVEPVPVELQRHDGSEWLYVLSGSVRLIVGDRDLVLGAGEVADFDTRVPHWFGATGTAPAEILSLFDRSGARAHLPEASDAV; encoded by the coding sequence ATGAGCGAGCACAGCGACATCGCGAACGCCCTGGCCGGGATCGGACCTCGGCTGAACCGCATCCGCACACAGCGCGGGTTCACCTTGCAGGAGGTGGCGGAGCGGGCCGGCACCTCGGCGAGCACTATCTCACGCCTCGAAAGCGGCCAGCGGCGGGCCAGCCTCGAATTGCTCTTCCCGCTGGCGCGGGCCTACGGGCTCAGCCTGGATGACCTCGTGGGGGCGCCGGAGTTCGGCGACCCGCGGGTGAGGCTGCGACCGCTGCAGCGCAACGGCCGTGTCGTCATCCCCCTGACGCGAAACCCTGGCGCGGTGCAGGCGTGGAAGATGGTGCTGCCGGTCGAGCCCGTGCCGGTCGAGTTGCAGAGGCACGACGGTTCGGAGTGGCTGTACGTGCTCTCCGGCAGCGTTCGGCTCATCGTCGGCGACCGGGACCTCGTGCTCGGCGCGGGCGAGGTCGCGGATTTTGACACCCGGGTGCCCCATTGGTTCGGCGCCACCGGCACGGCACCGGCCGAGATACTCAGCCTGTTTGATCGCAGCGGCGCGCGGGCGCACCTGCCCGAGGCCAGCGACGCGGTCTAG
- a CDS encoding NAD(P)/FAD-dependent oxidoreductase, producing the protein MNNSNFDVAIIGGGAAGLSAALILGRSLRSVVVIDAGAPRNAPADHMHGFLSRDGLPPAELLRIGRDEVRRYGVHLISGFVAQATGDLSTGFRLTTSSGETLTARRVIVASGVVDELPPIVGFREAWGSSLLHCPYCHGFEVRERPLAVYGGVPGAAAQALLVRQLSDDVVYLPDGAPLAPADEEKLRARGIRIHTGQVAALELVGDALAGVRMGDGELVPVSAAFIKPASRPNSGLLAALGCTLDHAGFPTHDGRGQTDTAGVWVVGNLVDPRAQVVTAAGQANATAMDVNADLVDDDVRRALRG; encoded by the coding sequence ATGAACAACTCGAACTTCGATGTGGCCATCATCGGCGGTGGTGCGGCCGGGCTCAGCGCTGCGTTGATCCTCGGTCGCTCCCTGCGGAGCGTTGTGGTCATCGACGCCGGCGCACCCCGCAACGCCCCGGCCGACCACATGCACGGCTTCCTCTCCCGCGATGGCCTGCCACCCGCCGAGCTGCTGCGGATCGGCCGCGATGAGGTGCGCCGCTACGGCGTACACCTCATCTCGGGGTTCGTGGCACAGGCGACGGGCGACCTCTCGACGGGCTTCCGCCTGACGACCTCCAGCGGGGAGACGCTCACGGCGCGGCGCGTCATTGTCGCCAGCGGTGTCGTCGACGAGCTCCCGCCGATCGTCGGGTTCCGCGAGGCCTGGGGCAGTTCCCTACTGCACTGCCCGTACTGCCACGGATTCGAGGTGCGCGAGCGACCGCTCGCCGTCTACGGCGGCGTACCGGGCGCGGCCGCCCAGGCGTTGCTCGTGCGGCAGCTCTCCGACGATGTGGTCTACCTGCCCGACGGCGCCCCGCTGGCCCCCGCCGACGAGGAGAAGCTCCGTGCCCGCGGCATCCGGATTCACACCGGGCAGGTCGCCGCGCTCGAACTCGTCGGTGACGCCCTCGCTGGGGTCCGAATGGGCGATGGCGAACTGGTGCCGGTCTCGGCCGCCTTCATCAAGCCCGCCTCTCGGCCGAATTCCGGCCTCCTTGCCGCGCTGGGGTGCACCCTCGACCACGCGGGGTTCCCCACACACGACGGGCGCGGTCAGACGGATACCGCCGGCGTATGGGTCGTCGGCAACCTGGTCGACCCGCGGGCCCAGGTCGTCACCGCCGCGGGGCAGGCCAACGCCACGGCGATGGACGTCAACGCGGACCTGGTCGACGACGACGTGCGGCGGGCGCTTCGCGGCTAG
- a CDS encoding DNA alkylation repair protein has protein sequence MAETTVLETTVLENSVAEVMAELAALEDPKSRAVNERHGDDHGVNLSKLRAVAKRLKTQQELALDLWATDDTAAQLVAILICRPKSFEAAELDVLLREARSPKVIDWLTNYVVKKTPHVEELRLAWLNDDAEVVAAAGWALTADRIAKTPEGIDLPGLLDIIEAEMKEAPGRLQWEMNHCLAQIGISHPALRARALAIGERLEVLKDYPTPPNCTSPYAPIWINEIVSRQDSTA, from the coding sequence ATGGCCGAAACGACTGTGCTCGAAACGACCGTGCTTGAAAACTCCGTGGCCGAGGTCATGGCCGAGTTGGCCGCGCTTGAGGACCCCAAGTCGCGGGCTGTGAACGAGCGGCACGGCGATGACCACGGAGTGAATCTCAGCAAGCTGCGCGCCGTCGCCAAGCGCCTGAAGACGCAACAGGAGCTCGCGCTCGATCTGTGGGCGACGGATGACACCGCCGCTCAGCTCGTCGCCATCCTCATCTGCCGGCCGAAATCGTTTGAAGCGGCCGAGCTCGACGTGCTGCTGCGGGAGGCCCGTTCGCCCAAGGTGATCGACTGGCTGACCAACTATGTGGTGAAGAAGACTCCCCACGTCGAGGAGCTGCGCCTGGCCTGGCTGAACGACGATGCCGAGGTCGTCGCGGCCGCTGGATGGGCACTGACCGCCGACCGCATCGCGAAGACGCCCGAGGGTATCGATCTGCCCGGCCTGCTCGACATCATCGAGGCCGAGATGAAAGAGGCTCCCGGCCGCCTGCAGTGGGAGATGAACCACTGCCTGGCCCAGATCGGCATCTCGCACCCCGCGCTGCGCGCCCGTGCCCTGGCCATCGGCGAGCGCTTGGAGGTGCTGAAGGACTACCCGACCCCGCCGAACTGCACCTCACCGTACGCGCCCATCTGGATCAACGAGATCGTGAGCCGGCAGGACTCGACGGCGTAA
- a CDS encoding efflux RND transporter permease subunit, protein MSLLTRLSLANRAIVALLSLLVVAIGLWATGSMKQELLPAIEQPTAVVVVAKPGASSATLDRQVVVPLSQALSSVAGVDEVRSNTSSGSAELSVTWGFGADGDKILADVRAATASTLAAAPDGIVSNIFAGSTSDIPVLALALTSDGDSDALAERVDAVLLPVINNVPGVRDVQLAGRMQQRVLVTANPAALAEHSIDQAMIGALLRTAGTIVPAGTSVEGEQSLAIEVGQENTTLADIAALPLPTLTGPVALSTVASVELVPVEQTSLSRADGRPSIGLTITKVPDANAVQVSHAVSDAVQATLAQLGSGAAMHTIFDQSTMVEQSIHDLSVEGGLGLLFAVLIILIFLLSPRATLITAISIPMSLLMAVIALRLGGFSLNIFTLAALTVAVGRVVDDSIVVIENITRRRGSGGLTVEGVRASVAQVAGAVTASTLTTVAVFLPVAFVGGVSGELFRPFAVTVSVALLASLVVSLTIVPVLAYWFMRKPSRSARAGQPETSEAEQAERTTRMQRAYLPALAFALRRPVAMVLISVVVFAGTLLAAGFLKTDMLGSFADARAVQVQQTMPMSSTLESADAVAVTLEKAVAGVDDVASYQTTVGAHGAPVRLDLVIAAGADPDAALAGIRDSVASLTRSADITVSTQATQTTSSSIDVIVKSSDEAALGAATEAISAKLSALDEITTVTNDLAAAQPVLKVSVDQTAAAAQGLSVVEVGAAIAAAIEGERLGSVSVDGATHDLVLRSQTTTSDPAAIGALPLPVTALQQQRTQKSAVDALTAEQQQIADEVRADAERSADKQVAQLVEAREQSTRDVAALQAQLAALVANPPPADPSPVTGGVLGALEHQKLVSQLSAAVEGASAGLATLDEQISAARTAIADGAAQQAEAERLAQAQRDLEHLRAAPVHVSDLATIAVVDAPATITRIDGVRAITVSATPAGGDLGAAALAVDTTVAGLALPDGVSLDQGGAAEEQTESFAQLGLAMLIAIALVYIVLVATFRSLVQPLLLLVSVPLAATGAILGLLVTDTPLGIPAMIGMLMLIGIVVTNAIVLIDLINEYRRHGSGIDEAVTHGARLRLRPIIMTACATIFALLPMAFGLTGGGAFISKSLAIVVIGGLLSSTVLTLLLVPALYVLHERRIERRAAKRSARADAAQDADAAGDANAADLFEEALEELEEDSAEGAGAARGRLAR, encoded by the coding sequence ATGTCGCTGCTCACCCGCCTGAGCCTTGCCAACCGCGCCATCGTCGCGCTGCTGAGCCTGCTCGTCGTCGCCATCGGCCTGTGGGCGACCGGTTCGATGAAGCAGGAACTGCTGCCGGCCATCGAACAGCCCACCGCTGTCGTCGTTGTGGCGAAGCCGGGTGCGTCGTCGGCCACCCTCGACCGCCAGGTCGTCGTGCCCCTCTCCCAGGCGCTCTCCTCCGTCGCTGGGGTCGACGAGGTGCGCTCCAACACGTCCAGCGGCTCGGCCGAGCTGAGCGTCACGTGGGGCTTCGGCGCCGACGGCGACAAGATCCTCGCCGACGTGAGGGCCGCCACGGCGAGCACCCTGGCCGCGGCCCCTGACGGCATCGTGTCGAACATCTTCGCGGGCAGCACGAGCGACATCCCCGTTCTCGCCCTCGCCTTGACGAGCGATGGTGACTCGGATGCCCTGGCCGAGCGTGTCGACGCCGTGCTGCTGCCCGTCATCAACAACGTGCCCGGCGTGCGCGATGTGCAGTTGGCCGGCCGGATGCAGCAGCGCGTCCTGGTCACCGCGAACCCGGCGGCCCTCGCTGAGCACTCCATCGACCAGGCCATGATCGGTGCGCTCCTGCGCACCGCAGGCACCATCGTCCCGGCGGGCACGAGCGTCGAGGGTGAGCAGTCCCTCGCGATCGAGGTCGGTCAGGAGAACACGACTCTCGCCGACATCGCGGCGCTCCCCCTGCCCACGCTGACCGGACCGGTGGCACTGTCGACCGTCGCGTCGGTCGAGCTCGTGCCTGTCGAGCAGACCTCGCTCTCCCGCGCCGATGGGCGCCCGTCAATCGGGCTGACGATCACCAAGGTGCCCGACGCAAACGCCGTACAGGTCTCCCACGCGGTCTCGGATGCCGTCCAGGCGACTCTGGCCCAGCTGGGCTCCGGCGCGGCGATGCACACCATCTTCGACCAGTCGACGATGGTCGAGCAGTCGATCCACGACCTCTCGGTGGAGGGCGGGCTCGGCCTGCTGTTCGCCGTGCTCATCATCCTGATTTTCCTGCTCTCCCCGCGTGCGACCCTCATCACGGCGATCTCGATCCCCATGTCGCTTCTGATGGCCGTCATCGCACTGCGGCTCGGCGGCTTCTCGCTCAACATCTTCACGCTCGCCGCGCTGACCGTGGCCGTCGGGCGCGTGGTCGATGACTCGATCGTGGTGATCGAGAACATCACCAGGCGCCGCGGTTCCGGCGGGCTCACCGTCGAGGGCGTCCGCGCCTCCGTTGCCCAGGTTGCCGGGGCCGTCACGGCCTCGACCCTGACCACCGTCGCCGTCTTCCTGCCCGTCGCGTTCGTCGGCGGTGTCTCCGGCGAGCTGTTCCGCCCCTTCGCGGTGACCGTCTCCGTCGCCCTGCTCGCCTCGCTCGTGGTCTCGCTGACCATCGTGCCGGTGCTCGCCTACTGGTTCATGCGCAAACCGTCCCGGTCGGCCAGAGCGGGCCAGCCCGAGACATCCGAGGCCGAGCAGGCCGAGCGCACCACCCGGATGCAGCGCGCCTACCTGCCCGCCCTGGCGTTCGCGCTGCGCCGACCGGTCGCGATGGTGCTCATCTCTGTCGTGGTGTTCGCCGGCACCCTGCTAGCCGCCGGGTTCCTCAAGACCGACATGCTCGGCAGCTTCGCCGACGCCCGCGCCGTGCAGGTGCAGCAGACCATGCCCATGAGCTCGACACTGGAGTCGGCGGACGCCGTGGCGGTCACGCTCGAGAAGGCCGTCGCCGGTGTCGACGACGTCGCGTCGTACCAGACCACGGTCGGAGCGCACGGAGCGCCCGTGCGCCTCGACCTGGTGATCGCGGCGGGCGCCGACCCGGATGCCGCCCTCGCCGGCATCCGCGATTCGGTCGCGTCCCTCACCCGCAGCGCCGACATCACGGTGTCGACGCAGGCCACGCAGACGACCAGCTCGAGCATCGACGTGATCGTGAAGAGCAGCGACGAGGCCGCGCTGGGCGCCGCCACGGAGGCGATCTCCGCGAAGCTGAGCGCGCTGGACGAGATCACAACCGTCACCAACGACCTCGCCGCCGCGCAGCCGGTGCTCAAGGTCTCGGTGGACCAGACGGCAGCCGCGGCCCAGGGCCTCAGCGTCGTCGAGGTCGGTGCCGCCATCGCCGCCGCGATCGAGGGCGAGCGCCTCGGCTCGGTGAGTGTCGACGGCGCAACGCACGACCTCGTTCTGCGCTCGCAGACCACGACGAGCGACCCGGCTGCCATCGGCGCGTTGCCGCTGCCCGTCACCGCACTGCAGCAGCAGCGCACCCAGAAGAGCGCCGTGGACGCGCTCACCGCCGAGCAGCAGCAGATCGCCGACGAGGTGCGCGCCGACGCGGAGCGTTCCGCCGACAAGCAGGTGGCGCAGCTCGTCGAGGCGCGCGAGCAGTCCACCCGCGATGTGGCGGCACTGCAGGCCCAACTGGCCGCACTGGTCGCCAACCCGCCTCCCGCCGACCCGAGCCCCGTGACGGGAGGGGTGCTCGGCGCACTCGAGCACCAGAAGCTGGTGTCGCAGCTCAGCGCGGCCGTCGAGGGGGCGAGCGCCGGCCTGGCCACGCTCGACGAACAGATCTCTGCGGCACGCACCGCCATCGCCGACGGCGCGGCGCAGCAGGCAGAGGCCGAACGCCTGGCCCAGGCGCAGCGCGACCTGGAGCACCTGCGGGCCGCCCCCGTGCATGTGAGCGACCTCGCGACCATCGCCGTCGTCGACGCACCGGCCACGATCACCCGTATCGACGGCGTCCGCGCCATCACCGTGTCGGCGACGCCGGCTGGCGGCGACCTCGGGGCCGCGGCGCTGGCCGTCGACACCACGGTGGCCGGGCTCGCCCTGCCGGACGGCGTGAGCCTGGACCAGGGCGGGGCCGCTGAGGAGCAGACCGAGTCGTTCGCGCAGCTCGGACTGGCGATGCTCATCGCCATCGCGCTGGTGTACATCGTGCTCGTCGCCACCTTCCGCTCACTCGTGCAGCCACTTCTGCTGCTCGTCTCGGTGCCGCTCGCGGCGACCGGCGCAATCCTCGGGCTGCTCGTCACCGACACCCCGCTCGGCATCCCGGCGATGATCGGCATGCTCATGCTGATCGGCATCGTCGTGACCAACGCAATCGTGCTGATCGACCTCATCAACGAGTACCGGCGCCACGGCTCCGGCATCGACGAGGCCGTGACCCACGGGGCCCGGCTCCGCCTGCGCCCGATCATCATGACCGCCTGCGCCACGATCTTCGCCCTGCTGCCGATGGCGTTCGGGCTGACGGGAGGCGGCGCCTTCATCTCGAAGTCGCTCGCGATCGTCGTGATCGGCGGACTCCTCTCCTCCACCGTGCTCACGCTGCTGCTCGTTCCGGCGCTCTACGTGCTGCACGAGCGCCGCATCGAGCGCCGCGCGGCGAAGCGGTCGGCCCGGGCCGACGCGGCACAAGACGCTGACGCGGCAGGCGACGCCAACGCGGCCGACCTGTTCGAGGAGGCCCTGGAGGAACTCGAGGAGGACTCCGCGGAGGGCGCCGGGGCGGCGCGTGGGAGACTGGCACGGTGA
- a CDS encoding sensor histidine kinase, with the protein MIETMPRSIGVAARFGQRHPRLIDALVALSWVLMTTPTLLLTASSPRFGWAAGLAFGAVVLVVAACLFAFRRRRPLFAFWVTFVVTLPLVIVGPDLLNLGAAYCVFAIAVYDSVRRAWLAASASAAITVVVSLSYLWIDPPVSIPNTGGTRIGDVIAYAVTGLLVLLVALLWGQNTGNRRRYIEGLLEHARHLERERDQQAQLAALAERSRIARDVHDIVSHSLSVIVRLADGANAVFDNEPARAKEAIGQLGAVARSSLTEMRRVIGVLESTPGAASPQAGTGFDDLPRLVEVYRGIGLPVQLTVIGDAPPQPGVQVAVFRVVQEALTNALRHASTPTVVQVLVRTGDDVSVTVLNDGAPAQGAADDHVGRGLVGMRERAALYGGTLEAGLDGDGHWTVKLILPGAGQ; encoded by the coding sequence GTGATCGAGACAATGCCACGCAGCATCGGGGTGGCAGCCCGTTTCGGCCAACGCCACCCGCGCCTGATCGATGCGCTCGTCGCCCTCAGCTGGGTGCTCATGACCACCCCGACGCTGCTGCTCACTGCATCGTCGCCCCGCTTCGGCTGGGCGGCCGGGCTCGCCTTCGGCGCCGTCGTGCTCGTGGTCGCCGCCTGCCTCTTCGCCTTTCGACGCCGCCGCCCGCTGTTCGCGTTCTGGGTCACCTTCGTTGTCACGCTGCCGCTGGTGATTGTCGGCCCCGATCTGCTCAACCTCGGCGCCGCGTACTGCGTCTTCGCGATCGCCGTGTACGACTCGGTGCGCAGGGCGTGGCTGGCCGCGTCGGCATCCGCCGCGATCACGGTCGTCGTCAGCCTGAGCTACCTGTGGATCGATCCCCCGGTGTCGATCCCGAACACCGGCGGCACGCGCATCGGTGATGTCATCGCCTACGCCGTGACCGGCCTGCTGGTCTTGCTCGTGGCGCTGCTCTGGGGCCAGAACACGGGCAACCGGCGCCGCTACATCGAGGGGCTGCTCGAGCACGCCCGCCATCTGGAGCGCGAGCGCGATCAGCAGGCACAACTCGCCGCTCTCGCCGAGCGGTCCCGCATCGCCCGAGACGTGCACGACATCGTCTCGCACTCACTCTCGGTGATCGTGCGGCTGGCCGACGGGGCGAACGCCGTGTTCGACAATGAGCCAGCGCGCGCCAAAGAGGCGATCGGACAGCTGGGCGCCGTCGCCCGCTCCTCGCTCACCGAGATGCGCCGGGTCATCGGCGTGCTGGAATCAACGCCCGGCGCAGCCTCACCGCAGGCCGGCACCGGGTTCGACGACCTGCCCAGGCTGGTCGAGGTTTACCGGGGCATCGGCCTGCCGGTCCAGCTCACCGTGATCGGCGACGCCCCACCGCAGCCCGGCGTGCAGGTGGCCGTGTTCCGTGTGGTGCAGGAGGCGTTGACCAACGCGCTGCGCCACGCCTCGACTCCGACGGTCGTGCAGGTTCTCGTGCGGACGGGTGACGACGTCAGCGTCACCGTGCTGAACGACGGCGCGCCGGCGCAGGGCGCGGCAGACGACCACGTGGGCCGCGGCCTGGTCGGAATGCGCGAGCGGGCGGCGCTCTACGGCGGCACGCTCGAGGCGGGGCTGGACGGCGACGGTCACTGGACCGTGAAACTGATTCTCCCGGGGGCAGGCCAATGA
- a CDS encoding response regulator translates to MTDIRVLIADDQALIRTGLAMVLGAAPGIEVVGEASDGIEAVALAAVLSPDIVLMDVQMPRMDGLEATRAITAASGGSRVIILTTFDIDAYAFGGLEAGASGFLLKDSESDDILAAVRAVAAGDAVLAPRVTSELLRRYGELKQVPDVAAEARRDSERRAALERLQALTDREREVFDALVLGLSNAEIAQQLWLSESTVKTHVGRILQKLGMRDRVQAVVFAFRSGVI, encoded by the coding sequence ATGACCGACATCCGAGTATTGATCGCGGACGACCAGGCACTCATCCGCACCGGGCTGGCCATGGTGTTGGGCGCCGCGCCCGGCATCGAGGTGGTCGGTGAGGCCTCCGACGGCATCGAGGCGGTCGCTCTCGCCGCCGTGCTGTCCCCCGACATCGTGCTGATGGACGTGCAGATGCCGCGCATGGACGGTTTGGAGGCGACCAGGGCGATCACCGCGGCCAGTGGTGGTAGCCGGGTGATCATCCTCACCACCTTCGACATCGACGCCTACGCGTTCGGCGGGCTGGAGGCCGGCGCGAGCGGGTTCCTGCTGAAGGACTCCGAGAGCGACGACATCCTCGCGGCCGTGCGCGCCGTCGCCGCCGGCGACGCCGTGCTGGCACCCCGGGTCACCTCCGAGCTGCTCCGCCGCTACGGCGAGCTGAAACAGGTGCCGGATGTCGCGGCCGAGGCGCGGCGGGATTCCGAGCGGCGCGCGGCGCTCGAACGCCTGCAGGCGCTCACCGACCGCGAGCGCGAGGTGTTCGACGCACTCGTGCTCGGGCTCTCGAACGCCGAGATCGCCCAACAGCTGTGGCTCTCCGAATCCACCGTGAAGACCCATGTTGGCCGCATCCTGCAGAAACTCGGCATGCGCGACCGCGTGCAGGCCGTCGTCTTCGCCTTCCGCAGCGGCGTCATCTAA
- a CDS encoding alpha/beta fold hydrolase: MKKIIKVPLITIGAIVGVVALTLATTTIVNAVATSNEAQNLPRYGQLVPVDGKQMNVLISGEGEETIVLLPGFGTAAPALDFQPLITELESSYRVVAVEPFGYGLSDQTEKARTTENIVSEVHEALQTLDIDRYTLMGHSIAGIYGIAYANTYRDEVTAFVGIDSSVPEQPGMDEELPLNTINALQTLGLLRVLNSLNDPYDGLPFDEETKGQMLVLSSQNSLSPTYLSEAEHIGSNFGAALGTTFPHDLPVLLFAQADSPDIPTWAELHEKQAASVDNGEVIFLDGGHYLHHTLSKEIARDTARFLSELPDAPAGASASGIDVAEYAATPAATP; the protein is encoded by the coding sequence ATGAAGAAAATCATCAAAGTCCCTCTCATCACGATCGGTGCGATCGTCGGCGTCGTCGCGCTCACACTGGCCACGACAACCATCGTGAACGCCGTCGCGACGAGCAACGAGGCGCAGAACCTGCCCCGCTACGGCCAGCTCGTGCCCGTCGACGGCAAACAGATGAACGTGCTGATCAGCGGTGAGGGCGAGGAGACGATCGTGCTGCTGCCCGGCTTCGGCACGGCGGCCCCCGCTCTGGACTTCCAGCCCCTGATCACCGAGCTCGAGTCGAGCTATCGTGTGGTCGCGGTCGAGCCGTTCGGCTACGGCCTGAGCGACCAGACCGAGAAGGCCCGCACCACCGAGAACATCGTGAGCGAGGTGCACGAGGCGCTGCAGACGCTCGACATCGACCGATACACCCTGATGGGCCACTCCATCGCTGGCATCTACGGCATCGCCTACGCGAACACCTACCGCGATGAGGTCACCGCGTTCGTGGGGATCGACAGCAGCGTTCCCGAGCAGCCGGGCATGGACGAAGAGCTCCCCCTCAACACGATCAATGCCCTCCAGACGCTCGGACTCCTGCGCGTGCTGAACTCGCTCAACGACCCCTACGACGGCCTTCCCTTTGACGAGGAGACCAAGGGGCAGATGTTGGTCCTCTCCTCCCAGAACTCGCTCTCCCCCACATACCTGAGCGAGGCGGAGCACATCGGATCCAACTTCGGCGCCGCCCTCGGCACCACATTCCCGCATGACCTGCCTGTGCTGCTCTTCGCGCAGGCCGACAGCCCCGACATTCCCACGTGGGCCGAACTGCACGAGAAGCAGGCGGCGAGCGTCGACAACGGCGAGGTCATCTTCCTCGACGGCGGGCACTACCTGCACCACACGCTGTCGAAAGAGATCGCCAGGGACACGGCGCGGTTCCTGTCTGAGCTGCCCGATGCTCCCGCTGGCGCGTCGGCATCCGGCATCGACGTCGCCGAGTACGCAGCGACCCCGGCAGCCACCCCGTAA